Proteins co-encoded in one Mycobacterium mantenii genomic window:
- a CDS encoding nitronate monooxygenase, giving the protein MDIADRLRLDVPIGQAGMGGGLAGASLAGAVARAGGLGTLGIDTPHRLRASIDRVRDEAPRRAVAVNLLVPFVHRRHVEVCVDARVDVVVVAFGEKRGLVEHLRAARIFVFAMVGTEAQARAAIAGGADGLIAQGREAGGHLVGTMPALDFLPRALGAAANHPVFVAGGIATAADTRAALDAGADGVIAGTRFLLTHEANASRGYQQRILQADKTIETNLFGLSWPLRHRVVPNAATRRWCGADGRAKALPATLNVASRPLSALGYFDARPLMRLQSTALPFFTPLAPVAGVPESWLDSAALYAGETALRIGELTSAERAVADLDPR; this is encoded by the coding sequence ATGGACATCGCGGACCGGCTGCGCCTCGATGTGCCGATCGGGCAGGCCGGCATGGGCGGCGGGCTAGCGGGCGCGTCACTGGCGGGCGCGGTCGCCCGGGCGGGCGGACTGGGCACGCTGGGTATCGACACTCCCCACCGGCTACGCGCGTCGATCGATAGGGTGCGCGACGAGGCACCGCGCCGCGCCGTCGCGGTAAACCTGTTGGTCCCCTTCGTTCATCGCCGTCACGTCGAGGTCTGCGTCGACGCCCGGGTGGACGTCGTCGTGGTGGCGTTCGGCGAGAAACGTGGACTCGTCGAGCACCTGCGCGCTGCGAGGATCTTCGTCTTCGCGATGGTGGGGACCGAGGCGCAGGCGCGCGCCGCGATCGCCGGTGGCGCCGACGGTTTGATCGCTCAGGGACGGGAGGCCGGCGGCCACCTCGTGGGAACCATGCCGGCCCTGGACTTCTTGCCGCGCGCCCTCGGCGCGGCCGCCAACCACCCGGTGTTCGTGGCCGGGGGCATCGCCACCGCCGCGGACACCCGTGCCGCGCTGGACGCCGGCGCCGACGGTGTCATCGCCGGCACACGATTCCTCTTGACGCACGAGGCCAACGCCAGCCGCGGATATCAGCAACGAATTCTACAGGCGGACAAGACGATCGAAACCAACCTGTTCGGCCTGAGCTGGCCGTTGCGCCATCGTGTCGTGCCCAACGCGGCCACCCGCCGGTGGTGCGGGGCGGACGGGAGGGCCAAGGCGCTGCCCGCCACCCTGAACGTGGCCAGCCGCCCACTTTCGGCGTTGGGCTATTTCGATGCGAGGCCGCTGATGCGCCTGCAGTCGACGGCCCTCCCCTTTTTCACCCCCCTGGCGCCGGTGGCCGGCGTGCCCGAATCCTGGTTGGACAGCGCCGCCCTGTACGCCGGTGAAACCGCTTTGCGGATCGGCGAACTCACCTCCGCCGAGCGGGCCGTCGCCGACCTCGACCCGCGCTGA
- a CDS encoding O-methyltransferase, with translation MTEKPTPKDVDAFLDSTVVDGDPSLTAALEASSAAGLPPIAVSVQQGKFLSLLAAAMGARSILELGTLGGFSTIWLARGAGPQGRVVTLEYEPKHAEVARGNLERAGLADRVEVIVGAALDTLPTVTGPFDLIFIDADKENYPAYLQWAVRLARPGTVIVADNVIRQGQILEPGSDAQARAVRQTLQAMGEDPRLDTAVIQTVGAKHWDGFALALVR, from the coding sequence ATGACCGAGAAACCAACGCCCAAAGACGTCGACGCCTTCTTGGACAGCACCGTGGTGGACGGCGATCCGTCGTTGACCGCGGCGCTGGAGGCCAGCAGCGCCGCCGGATTGCCGCCGATCGCCGTATCGGTCCAGCAAGGGAAGTTCTTGAGCCTGCTCGCCGCTGCCATGGGTGCGCGCAGCATCCTCGAACTCGGCACCCTAGGTGGTTTCAGCACCATCTGGCTGGCGCGCGGCGCCGGCCCCCAAGGACGCGTGGTGACGCTGGAATACGAGCCCAAGCACGCCGAGGTGGCGCGTGGCAACCTCGAGCGGGCCGGCCTCGCCGATCGGGTGGAGGTCATCGTCGGGGCGGCGCTGGACACGTTGCCGACGGTGACCGGCCCGTTCGATCTGATCTTCATCGACGCCGACAAGGAGAACTACCCCGCGTACCTTCAGTGGGCGGTGCGACTGGCCCGACCCGGCACGGTCATTGTGGCGGACAACGTGATTCGGCAGGGGCAGATCCTGGAACCGGGCTCCGATGCCCAAGCGCGGGCGGTGCGTCAGACGCTGCAGGCGATGGGCGAGGATCCGCGGTTGGACACGGCGGTCATCCAGACGGTGGGCGCCAAGCACTGGGACGGCTTCGCGCTCGCGTTGGTGCGCTAG
- the mymT gene encoding copper-binding metallothionein MymT, whose product MATYEAGTELTCGHEGCGCRVRIEVPCHCSGAGEPYRCTCGDELTPVK is encoded by the coding sequence ATGGCAACTTACGAAGCCGGAACCGAGCTGACGTGCGGTCACGAGGGCTGCGGCTGTCGCGTCCGCATCGAGGTCCCCTGCCACTGCTCGGGTGCGGGCGAGCCGTACCGCTGCACGTGCGGCGACGAGCTGACCCCCGTCAAGTAA
- a CDS encoding beta-glucosidase has protein sequence MTDDERFALLVSVMGAGDMWPVRDERIPAGVPMSAGYVPGIPRLGVPALLMSDAGLGVTNPGFRPGDTATALPAGLSLAASFNPSLARAAGEVIGREARSRGFNVQLAGAMNLARDPRNGRNFEYLSEDPLLTATMAAESIDGIQRHGVISTVKHYTLNCNETNRHFLNAVIDPDAHRESDLLAFELAIERSHPGAVMTAYNKINGDYAAANSALINDVLKGAWAYRGWVMSDWGATPSWECALAGLDQECGAQIDALLWQAESFGAPLREAYADGRLTKERLSDMVQRILRSVFAVGVDRTDAAPAPDLAAHHEIALDIARQGTVLLSNRGLLPLAPDSTVRIAVIGGYAHAGVPAGYGSSTVVPPGGYAGVVPIGGSGLEAGLRNLYLLPSSPLDELRKHLPQAQIEFDPGVSPAEAVRAARRADIAIVFAVRAEGEGFDIVDLSLPWGQDELITALAAANPNTVVVLQTGNPASMPWRDSVNAVVQAWFPGQAGGRAIAEILTGKVNPSGRLPITFPVDLAQIPRPELPGAGEPWGTPTTTDYFEGADVGYRWFAPRGHDPMFAFGHGLSYTSFDYHDLVVSGEETIRASFSIVNAGERAGADVPQLYLTAAAGEPCLRLLGFERVELEPGETHRVTIEADPRLLARYDGSAGSWRIRPGAYTAAVGTSAITMRLDATVELAGRTFGR, from the coding sequence ATGACCGACGACGAACGCTTCGCGCTGTTGGTCTCGGTGATGGGGGCCGGCGACATGTGGCCGGTGCGCGATGAGCGCATCCCCGCGGGCGTGCCGATGAGCGCGGGATACGTGCCGGGGATCCCCCGTCTCGGGGTGCCCGCGTTGCTGATGAGCGACGCCGGACTGGGCGTCACCAATCCCGGGTTCCGCCCGGGGGACACGGCGACGGCGCTGCCCGCCGGTCTGTCGCTGGCCGCCAGCTTCAATCCGTCGCTGGCCCGGGCCGCGGGCGAGGTGATCGGCCGCGAGGCGCGCAGCCGCGGGTTCAACGTGCAACTCGCCGGGGCGATGAACCTGGCCCGCGACCCGCGCAATGGCCGCAACTTCGAATACCTCTCCGAGGACCCGCTGTTGACCGCCACGATGGCCGCCGAGTCGATCGACGGCATCCAACGCCACGGCGTCATCTCGACGGTCAAGCACTACACGCTGAATTGCAACGAAACCAATCGGCACTTCCTGAATGCGGTCATCGATCCCGACGCGCACCGCGAATCCGATTTGCTGGCCTTCGAATTGGCCATCGAGCGTTCGCATCCCGGCGCCGTTATGACGGCCTACAACAAGATCAACGGCGACTACGCCGCGGCGAACTCAGCCTTGATCAACGACGTGCTGAAAGGCGCTTGGGCATACCGGGGATGGGTCATGTCGGATTGGGGTGCCACGCCGAGCTGGGAGTGCGCCTTGGCCGGCCTCGATCAGGAGTGCGGGGCACAGATCGACGCCCTGCTGTGGCAGGCCGAGTCCTTCGGTGCGCCGCTGCGCGAAGCGTACGCCGACGGCAGGCTGACCAAGGAGCGCCTGTCGGACATGGTCCAGCGGATCCTGCGGTCCGTGTTCGCCGTCGGTGTGGATCGCACCGATGCGGCCCCGGCGCCGGACCTGGCCGCGCACCACGAGATTGCGCTGGACATCGCGCGGCAGGGAACGGTGTTGCTGAGCAACCGGGGGCTGTTGCCGCTGGCGCCCGACTCGACGGTGCGCATCGCGGTCATCGGCGGTTATGCGCACGCGGGTGTGCCGGCCGGATACGGTTCCAGCACCGTGGTTCCGCCGGGCGGTTATGCGGGCGTGGTACCGATCGGCGGCTCCGGGCTGGAGGCCGGGCTGCGAAATCTGTACCTGCTGCCGTCGAGCCCGCTGGACGAGTTGCGAAAACACCTCCCGCAGGCCCAGATTGAGTTCGATCCCGGCGTCAGTCCGGCCGAGGCGGTGCGGGCGGCTCGCCGGGCCGACATCGCGATCGTGTTCGCGGTCCGCGCGGAGGGCGAGGGCTTCGACATCGTCGACCTCTCGCTGCCGTGGGGTCAGGACGAGCTGATCACGGCGCTGGCGGCCGCCAACCCCAACACCGTGGTGGTGTTACAGACGGGCAATCCGGCGTCCATGCCATGGCGCGACTCGGTCAACGCCGTTGTGCAAGCCTGGTTTCCGGGTCAGGCCGGCGGCCGGGCCATCGCGGAGATTCTCACCGGGAAGGTGAATCCCTCGGGACGGCTGCCGATCACCTTTCCCGTCGATCTTGCCCAGATACCGCGCCCGGAGCTGCCCGGCGCCGGTGAGCCGTGGGGGACGCCGACCACGACCGACTACTTCGAGGGCGCTGACGTGGGTTACCGCTGGTTTGCCCCGCGTGGTCATGATCCGATGTTCGCCTTCGGTCATGGATTGTCCTACACCAGTTTTGATTATCACGACCTGGTGGTCAGTGGCGAGGAAACCATTCGCGCCAGCTTCAGCATCGTCAACGCCGGCGAGCGTGCCGGGGCGGACGTACCGCAGCTGTACCTGACGGCCGCCGCCGGCGAACCCTGCTTGCGGCTGTTGGGATTCGAGCGGGTGGAGCTCGAGCCGGGGGAAACCCACCGGGTGACTATCGAGGCGGATCCGCGCCTGCTGGCCCGCTATGACGGCAGCGCCGGAAGCTGGCGGATCCGCCCGGGCGCCTATACGGCGGCGGTGGGTACTTCGGCGATCACCATGCGGCTCGACGCCACGGTCGAGCTGGCCGGCCGTACGTTTGGGCGATGA